One genomic window of Elusimicrobiales bacterium includes the following:
- a CDS encoding phosphatidate cytidylyltransferase, with translation MLLPRIITALIGIPLMLACVHFGGAPYMALIGLVIVLSLYEYGLMLWISGKPVQRVPLMLFGLLMAAVAVLERFPLAQPADRFLPVFINMTILGIVMWEVFSPRRSVERLALTFLGVFFIPWTLAHLINLRDIRPGGEYLTYMLFVTVWCADTAAYFVGKAVGRRKLAEEISPKKTWEGAIAGFFCALAVSLAAKNLLLPQMPSGLALGLGALAGSVGQISDLAESVVKRSAGVKDSSSLLPGHGGILDRFDSYILLAPVYYYAALFGMPG, from the coding sequence ATGCTGCTGCCCAGAATTATCACCGCTTTAATCGGAATTCCGCTTATGCTGGCCTGCGTCCATTTCGGAGGCGCGCCGTACATGGCCTTGATAGGGCTTGTGATAGTCCTGTCGCTCTACGAATACGGCCTGATGCTCTGGATAAGCGGCAAGCCGGTGCAGCGCGTTCCGCTTATGCTTTTCGGCCTGCTGATGGCAGCCGTGGCCGTGCTGGAGCGGTTTCCGCTGGCCCAGCCGGCGGACCGGTTCCTGCCGGTGTTTATAAACATGACGATACTGGGCATAGTCATGTGGGAGGTATTCTCCCCCCGCCGCTCGGTGGAACGGCTGGCGCTTACGTTTCTGGGAGTGTTTTTCATCCCGTGGACGCTGGCCCATCTTATAAACCTGCGTGATATCCGCCCCGGCGGCGAGTATCTCACCTACATGCTGTTTGTCACCGTATGGTGCGCGGACACTGCCGCCTATTTCGTCGGCAAGGCCGTGGGCAGGCGCAAGCTGGCAGAGGAAATAAGCCCCAAGAAAACCTGGGAAGGCGCCATCGCCGGTTTTTTCTGCGCGCTGGCCGTATCCCTTGCCGCAAAAAACCTGCTGCTGCCGCAAATGCCGTCCGGCCTGGCGCTGGGGCTTGGCGCGCTGGCAGGCTCCGTGGGCCAGATTTCCGACCTGGCGGAATCCGTGGTTAAGCGCAGCGCGGGGGTTAAGGATTCCTCGTCGCTGCTTCCCGGCCACGGCGGCATTCTGGACAGGTTTGATTCTTATATTCTTCTCGCGCCGGTTTATTATTACGCCGCGCTTTTCGGGATGCCCGGATGA